A stretch of Planococcus citri chromosome 5, ihPlaCitr1.1, whole genome shotgun sequence DNA encodes these proteins:
- the LOC135846999 gene encoding uncharacterized protein LOC135846999, which produces MPKAPYLLLLIFILEYSITLHVSCCANDPSISTEYKTALSKQTKRRSVKITDASDFLGLVKNSDAFIDKTMLIKEIMDHKEKVILITRPHKWAKSVNMDMLKLFLQMKLDKRGRPLSKKNKTKQRILFESGEYTLHYTKGRLQQPLLISNYPEFIQEHQGQYPMIHVKMELTLSRGCTFTNFLKSIRAIISGTFRSHDYLKHIFEKARNDTRHSKSQMKKYAKFLLWFKKMTAKDYMALDKLHSSFVLLSKMLHDHFGKPVVILMDDYDAPLQYVLRNKDAPNVEKQKFIQFYQNFLHDTFKLNPHIKKGVLAGNLRLYKEELFYEYKIPYPRTCVDDQFYEYFGFTAIEAGWLFDYRNVSKDIRGKVRNLYFGYQPTNNPSLKIYNVHSFSSFLDEKKYKNYWSQSDLLESYLSQFLKAASFKETCTALTYGNEISIHKADLRFNATDFLRLQNFMNDYNKVPENFPALALSYLFSTGYLTTDYTQDETVYLRFPNRQIAQEIRVILSRNYRLKLGVAEAHKAKPLIEQFRRFVLYDQNNTNELAVTLTRFLAPRSPRKVDQLLLRQTINYLAIYIDSCDRFSQQSDDLPDLILLDRDEAIIFKCTVDASSALIALAEAKIYEHVLQNVRNIQTVKYVGINLNPRKQVQIKVESQPNQYYDPDIELK; this is translated from the exons ATGCCAAA GGCTCCATATCTGTTATTATTGATATTCATTTTGGAATACTCGATCACACTCCACGTATCATGCTGCGCCAACGACCCCAGCATTTCGACCGAATACAAAACCGCACTCAGCAAACAGACAAAACGACGCAGCGTGAAAATCACCGACGCCAGCGACTTCCTCGGACTGGTGAAAAACAGCGACGCATTCATCGACAAAACAATGCTGATTAAAGAAATCATGGATCACAAAGAAAAGGTCATCCTGATTACTCGACCTCACAAATGGGCCAAATCCGTCAACATGGACATGCTCAAGTTATTCCTTCAAATGAAACTAGACAAACGAGGCCGACCTTTGTCGAAGAAGAACAAAACCAAACAACGAATCCTCTTCGAATCCGGAGAGTACACTTTGCATTACACTAAAGGTCGATTACAGCAACCATTGCTCATCTCCAATTACCCCGAATTCATCCAAGAGCACCAGGGTCAATACCCCATGATACACGTGAAAATGGAGCTCACTCTCAGTCGAGGGTGCAcgtttaccaattttttaaaaagcattcgAGCCATTATAAGTGGCACGTTTCGTTCGCACGATTACCTCAAGCATATCTTCGAAAAAGCTCGTAATGATACTCGACATAGTAAATCGCAGATGAAAAAATACGCCAAATTTTTACTCTGGTTTAAGAAAATGACCGCCAAAGATTACATGGCGCTGGATAAACTGCATTCGAGTTTCGTTCTGTTGTCGAAAATGCTCCACGATCATTTCGGTAAACCTGTCGTCATCTTGATGGACGATTACGATGCTCCTTTGCAATACGTATTACGTAACAAAGATGCACCGaatgttgaaaaacagaaatttatCCAGTTTTATCAGAACTTTCTGCACGATACGTTCAAATTGAATCCTCATATTAAAAAAGGTGTTCTGGCAGGCAACCTGAGACTATACAAAGAAGAGTTAttctacgagtataaaataCCTTACCCTAGGACCTGCGTCGACGACCAATTCTACGAATACTTCGGGTTCACAGCCATCGAAGCTGGTTGGTTATTCGACTATCGTAATGTTTCGAAAGACATCCGAGGTAAAGTACGAAACCTCTACTTCGGTTATCAACCTACCAACAACCCTTCTCTAAAAATCTACAACGTCCACTCGTTCTCCAGTTTCTTGgacgagaaaaaatacaaaaactacTGGTCCCAGAGCGACTTACTCGAATCATACTTAAGCCAATTCCTCAAAGCAGCCTCGTTCAAGGAAACATGCACAGCTCTAACTTACGGTAACGAAATCTCCATTCATAAGGCAGATCTCCGATTCAACGCCACCGATTTCCTCAGATTACAGAATTTCATGAACGATTACAACAAGGTGCCCGAAAATTTCCCAGCTCTGGCTTTATCTTACTTATTCAGCACTGGGTACTTGACCACAGACTATACTCAAGATGAAACAGTCTATTTGAGATTCCCTAACAGACAAATCGCCCAAGAAATAAGGGTCATCCTGTCTCGAAACTACAGACTCAAGTTGGGAGTCGCCGAAGCCCATAAAGCCAAACCATTAATAGAGCAATTCCGAAGATTCGTCTTGTACGATCAAAACAATACGAACGAATTAGCTGTAACGTTGACCAGGTTTCTGGCTCCGAGATCTCCTCGTAAAGTTGATCAATTATTGCTGCGTCAGACTATCAATTACCTCGCGATTTATATCGACTCGTGCGATAGGTTTTCCCAGCAATCGGACGACTTGCCTGATTTAATTTTACTCGATCGGGACGAAGCTATTATATTCAAGTGTACTGTCGATGCTTCCTCAGCTCTTATTGCTCTGGCTGAGGCGAAAATTTACGAACATgttttgcaaaatgttcgtaatattCAAACAGTCAAATACGTCGGGATTAATCTGAATCCGAGAAAACAGGTGCAGATCAAAGTTGAATCTCAGCCTAATCAATATTACGACCCGGATATCGAGCTGAAATGA